taggatcttgttgagaatcttagcatccatattcatcagggatattcgtctgaaattctccttttttagtggggtctttgcctggtttggggatcagggtaatgctggcttcataaaaagagtctggaagttttccttctgcttcaattttttgaaacagcttcaggagaataggtgttatttcttctttgaaagtttggtagaattccccagggaattcatcaggtcctgggctcttgttttttgggaggtttttgatcaccgcttcaatctcgttactagatattggtctattcaggttgtcaatttctttctggttcaattttgggagtttatagttttccaggaatgcatccacttcatctgggttgcttagcttattggcatataactgttgataataacttctgatgagtgtttccttggtgttagttgtgatcactccttttcattcatattttattaatttgagctttctctcttttcttttggattagtgtagccaatggtttatctatcttattgattcatttaaaaaaccagtttctagtttcattgatacgttctactgtatctctactttctacctcattgatctctgctctaatcttgattacttcccttcttatgtgtggagttggtttgatttgttgttgattctccagttttttaaggtgtagagacagctggtgtattctggatttttcaatttttttgagggaggtttggatggctatgtatttcccccttaggactgcctttgctgtatcccataggttttgaaccgaagtgtcttcattctcattggtttccatgaattgtttaagttcttttttgatctcctggttgatccaagaattcttaagcaaggtggtctttagcttccaggtgcttgagttccttccaaacttttccttgtgattgagctccagtttcaaagcattgtgatctgagaatatgcagggaataatctcagtcttttggtatcggttgagtcctgatttgtgacccagtgtgtggtctattctggagaaggttccatgtgcccttgaaaagaatgagtattctgttgttttagggtggaatgttctgtatatatctatgaggtccctTCCATGCTCtcggatcagaagaataaacattcttaaaatgtctatactgccgagagcaatctgtacttttaatgccattccaatcaaaattccactggtatttttcaaagagctggagcaaataatcctaaaatttgtatggaatcagaagagatcccaaatcactaaggaaatgttgaaaaacaaaaataaaactggcggcatcacgttacctgatttcaagctttattacaaagctgtgatcaccaagacagcatggtactggcataaaaacagaaacatccaaccagtggaacagattagagagtccagatatggaccctcaactctatggtcaaataatcttcagcaaagcaggaaaaaatatacagtgggaaaaagacagtctcttcaataaatcgtgctgggaaaattggacagctatatgtagaagaatgaaactcgaccattttcttacactgtacacaaagataaactcaaaatggataaaagaccccaatgtgtgacaggaatccattggaatcctagaggacaacataggcagtaacctctttgatgtcagccacagcaacttctttcaagatatgtttccaaaggcaaaggaaacaaaagcgaaaatgaacttttgggacttcatcaagatcaaaagcttctgcacagcaaaggaaatagtcaacaaaacaaagagacaactcacggaatgggagaagatatttgcaaatgacagtacagacaaaaggttgatatccaggatctataaagaactcctcaaaatcaacacatacaaaactgataatcatatcaaaaaatgggcagaagatatgaacagacacttctccaatgaagacatacaaatgggtatcagacacatgaaaaaatgttcatcatcactagccattagggagattcaaattaaaaccaccttgagatatcaccttacatcagttagaatggccaacattagcaagacagggaacgacgtgtgttggaaaggatatggagaaagaggaaccctttcccactgttggtgggaatgtaagttggtgcagccactttggagaacagtgtggagattcctcaagaaattaaaaatagagcttccctatgaccctgcaattgcactactgggtatttaccccaaagatacagatgtagtgaaaagaagggccatctgtaccccaatgtttatagcagcaatggccacggtcgccaaactgtggaaagaaccaagatgtccttcaacggatgaatggataaggaagatgtggtccatatatactatggagtattatgcctccatcagaaaggatgaatacccaacttttgtagcaacatagatgggacagaaaagattatgctgagtgaaataagtcaagcagagagagtcaattatcatatggtttcacttatttgtggagcataacaaatagcatggaggacattgggagatagagagaagggagttgagggaaattggaaggggaggagaaccatgagagactatggacactgaaaaacaacctgagggttttgaaggggaagggggtgggaggttgggggaaccaggtggtgggtattggagaggacacgtattgcatggagcactgggtgtggtataaaaacaatgaatactgttacactgaaaagaaagttaaaaaaaaaatcaatgaaaaaaattaaaaaaaataaaatgtattcctatgtcaaaaaaaaaaaaaaagaaaagaaaagaaaaaagaaaagatccatTAAGGAAAAGATCTTAAAATTGCTTTCAGAGGCCAGACACCCTTGCTTTTGCCAatataaatgtgaatatatttgCTGGAGCGCAGCCAGCACCCCATTCAGGCACAAGTTTAAATAGTCCTTCAAGGCCACTAAGCCATGTCCATGGGAAAAAAAGGTGACAAATACAGATTCATTAAATACAAACACATGCCTCTGGGACACCATGTGTTTGAAGTTAGGAAAAAAAGTATAGGTACCAACATGTCCTGCTGAGCCAAAGGAATGTGGGCATTCCCACACACAGCATGTGGCTCTTTTCATGGATGTGACTGAAGAAGgagacccccccccacacacacatacacacactgtggCATGTCTATTGTTGACTGTAAATAAGAATTCATAGATGTTATTGAGGATAGATGTTTTGCACACATAAAGTGCATGTATGTCTCTTGAATCTGAGAAATTTCAACCCAATTCTCCAGGCCCCAACTTCACAGAATGATTCACAGTATCTCAGAAGCAAAATATATCTTGTAGGTCTGAGCTTCCACACAATGGTGCAAGGGTTATCTTCGGGTTTGTTCACCCATTTAAATGACGACATGATACTTATGTACAGAGATACCTCATACAGACTCGTATTCTCCTGGCCTCCAGCACGGAGCGTTCTCCTAGTCTTTTCCACttgctgtgcttttcttttttctttaatctccaGATCTGCTCAGCTCCATAGGCCTTCTATCCCCAGCAGCCAGCACAGCCACCACCATCAGTGATCCTTGAGGTTTTCCATTCTCATTTTGTCCAGCCAGCCCTCTGCCTAATATGTAATAATGCACTAGGCAATGTGCATCTCCAAACATCTTCATCATGTACTTTCTTTGGAAACACATACTAAAATGACCAATCTTCAACCTGGTATCAGGCAGCACACAAACAaccattattatttaaagagCTGTATTATTAAATAGCATAGGTTCCTTTTAACATACATTAGATAAAAATTCACCAACCCATGACATATCAACATCTTTTCTTGAGaagaggttcaggaaaaaagttcatttaaaactCAAAACGTCATTTACATTACAGGGATTGTGTTCAGTGGTTTCCATGCAACACGTGGGAGTTATTTGGGAATAACTGAAGCCCAGAAACAATCACGCGCTGTTTTCCCCCACATCCCTGCTCCTGCTTTGGATGACTGAAGAATCATCACACTGCCCCCAGAGGGGTCCATGTTTATTCCcaaataaaaatcccaaataaaaaattcccaaataaaaaaTCCCAATTTGTAATTGATCCTAAATAATTCCCCTTCTTTAGCAACCCTCACAGTTCCCTTTCCAGGAAGAAGGGTCCTAGTGATAAAGCCCAATGCACCAGAGAGAACTCCCTGAAATGCAGCAGCACACGAGCCAATTATTGTGGAAACTGCTCCAAGACATTGTGTTTTCCATATGGACTAAGGTCTCTGATGAGGTTCAGGGGAAGTTCCTGGGTTGATACAGGATTATACATCTTCTAACACCTCAACATGGAGGTGTCAAAATGGAAGATAATTGGACAAGATGAGAAGGCTCTCCCTTCTTCATTGTGAGTCTGGACCTTTCCATAGTTTCCCTGGTTTTTAGGGATCAGTGGCAACCGCCTGCCTTATGTGTTGTTCATGCAGTACTTAACGAGAGCCTACTTTGTTCTAATGTTCAAGGCACTTTCTCATGGCTATGGCCTTAGAAGCTACTTTGCCTGTCTATTTTCCTTAGATCAGCTGTCCCCAGCTGGGGATTATTTTGATCCCAAGAGAACTTTaacaatgtctagagacattttggTTATCATAattgggaggaggggctggtggtACTTGTAACTAAGGCAAGAGATGCTTACAAATATCCTATAGAGTGCAGAGCAGTTCCCCACAACACAGAATTACCTGGTCCCAAATGCAATCCTGCCTTCTAGTTAGTCATCTTTTTAACAGCAACAtttcaaaagtaaaggaaataaacTACTCATGAAGGAGGATTTGCTAAAGTAGACGTAACATCCTGGTAGGTCATTATGATGTGTAGGAGGAGAATCTGGTTATATGCAGCTAGAGTTTAGTTCTTCCTGAGATTCACTTATTCTGGAAGTTTCTGCCATGCCTTATTAATTATGACAACTCCTGCTCCAGGAACACATTTCTTAGATATTTCCAagaatttcatctggtccctagAGTCATTTTAATTTGGTAGAGTTAGAttgtttattgtgtttattaCATTTATGGCATTACAGTGGAGGCCACGGCCTCAGAAATGAAGCTGCTTGAGTTTGAATCCTGTGTTGATCATTAAAGTGTATAAAACTTGGAGCAAAACGTGTAATTTCTCTAAGCTTCAAcctccccatctataaaatggtaaaaattagAACACTTATAAAGCAGTTGGTAAGGATCAAATAAATTGATGGATATAAATCTCAttcacagtgcctgacacataagaAGCACTTCATAAATATGGATTCTCTCATTGTTGGCCAAGATTTCTGCATTATCATGCTGTCCAGAATGTGGCAAACTTAATGAAGTGCTATACAACAGTTAAGCACAGAGACTCCAAAGCCAGATTCCCTGGTTTGGAATCCTGACCCCACTGTATACTTGCTATGTGGTTTTGGTCAAGTTCCTGCAATTTcgtgtgcctcagttttcccatatgTAAAATGGGATAGTAATAGGTAGCTTCTAGAGTTGTAATGAGAATTACTAAATTAATATATacaatgtttttatatatgtaaaatatatagtaaGTTCCAGTAAATGTGATTCTTTCACTCTTCCATCTAGACCGATCATAGCTTCAattcagaacatttttcttttctcagggaAACAAGGTGTCCCTATTAATAATGAAAAGTTAACATGGATATCCAAGACCAGAGATATCACagaaaaattatgtaattgtGAAAGAGTCAATGTTAATTAAACATCAAGGGAGTAGTGTTCAAGATGGTCCTCAAGATAAAAGTTCATAGTTGAGACAACCAAATACCTAAGACCTTTGCCTGGGACTGAGGACACCCAGGAATGAGCCTCATTCCATGACCTTGCTCCAACTTACTTCTGTATTATGGGGAACACAACATACCAGCTGGGTTTATTACTTCCATTCCCATAACCTTTTGGAAAACTAGACAAAAGATAATGTTTAAATCTGATACTGAATTATCTTTGATTTGGCACAAAATTGAATTATAAATTCAGATTAATAAGTTTCCAATAAAATCAGTTTTCTGGCACCCAGGGCCATGGGTGTTGATGTCAGACCTGGAGGTATAAATAGCTGTGGATGAGAGATGTTCATCACATTCCCCAGTCAAATTCCAGGGAGCAACCATGAAGACCTTCATCTTCCTTGCCCTGCTGGGAGCTGCTGGTGAGtctataataataaatgattCTGTGTATGCCCTTGATGTATTTGTTTGCAGTTTGTACTCTGGAAGACAACAATGAATGCGGAATAGAGTCTCTGTACTTAGGAAgcttaaaatattgaaatgacaGTGTATATAGTAGTACCCTTTTCTCTGTGGCAGCTACATCCACCCCCACTAGATGCCTGAAGCCACAGATTATACTGAACCCTATTATACTACGTTTCCTTTCCCCACATATACATACccatgataaagtttaatttacaagTTGGGAACAGTAAGGGATTAACAATAAATTTAGTATATCAGAGAAAATTATAACAATATGGTGTTATAAAAGTTATATGACTatgctcttctgtctctctctctctctctcaaaatatcttaatgTATGTACTCAGTTTTCTTCTGAtgatatgagatgataaaatgcctacatgatgaggAGAGGTGGGGTAAATGACATAGGAATTGTGACCTAGTGTTAGGCTACTAATGACCTTCAGAGGATACATCAGAAAATGGATCATCTGCTTCTTGACTCTGGTGAACCAAGGGTAACCAAAACCACCATAAAGGGAGGGACTAGAGTTCTACAATGTCTATACATAATTTAATCTCCCTAGTGGGGGAAAGATGATAGTGAGCAAGAGTACTTAGCGTAGAAAgtataaagaggaagaaattgcCCTGAACTTCAAGGTAAAAtctatggagaaagagagaaacagaaaatatatttccaggggcgcctgggtggctcagtgggttaggccgctgccttcggctcaggtcatgatctcagggtcctgggatcgagtcccgcatcgggctctctgctcagcaggaagcctgcttccctctctctctgcctgcctctccatctacttgtgatttctctctgtcaaaaaaataaaatctttaaaaaaaaaaaaaaaaaagaaaatatatttccacaTTAAGGAAATGTTGTTTTGACCTTTCTGAGCATTTGAAGTTAATAATTGGGAGATAAAAGTGGGAGTAGTGACTAGTCTTGGGCTCATTGAAGAGGCTATGAAGGTCAAAGCCTGAGTCTCCTCTATACCAACAGACATCTTCACAGGGATCTTGACAAGTGAAGGTACTTCATTTCTCATGAATAAAAGCTAGGGGCTAGGTTTTACAACATCCTTGCTAATGAAATCTCTCTGGTGAAAAATAACATATCATTTAatcatcagaagaaagaaaaatgtctatttctggCTTTTCATACTACCAAATTTTATACAAATCTTACAATGAATCTTTCCTGAATTGGATGATTATAAATTCAATACATTAGTCTATACATGTGGAAATATCTTcccaaaattactttaaaatacttgaaCAATAGGGTATGTATAACACAATCATTGACTTTGGGAGCCACAGAAATCTTAATAAAGTGGTGGGCAGATTTTAGAATGCtgagtagattttaaaatgttataaaggtAATTGACATAAGGGGAAAGGCTGGAAAGGGAAACCATAAAATGTTCCATGAAATTATGTCATGAAAATTTTAGACAAGAACCCAAATAGAAATTGGGGGAgcgggagaagggggtgggattatggacattggggagggtatgtgctttggtgagtgctgtgaagtgtgtaaacctggtgattcacagacctgtacccctggggataaaaatatatgtttataaaaaataaaaaataaaaataaataaataaacaaattaaaaaaaaaaaaaaggaaagaaattggggGAGCAAGAGTACAAAACTCCCAATTCCTTCTAGGCTGAAACATTCTTAGGAGTCTTCTAAAACCTTCCTTTCTGTTACTTCATGAGGATATCTACCCTATACcaactattataaataaacttAAGTATGGTTACTGCAAAACATTATTGAACACCTATTTGCATTTCTGCTGAGCAAAGTTTTGTACAAAAAGTATTCTTTACTTAGATAGTAATGTTCACGgcattttttacataaatagtctctgaggaaggggtgtgtgtgtgtgtgtgtgtgtatgtgcatgtgtgtgtgttgcatatgTAGAACACAGTATATTTatcaaatttaaaacacaaatttaaaaaattagatagtTATAACAGTTAAATAGGGTATGTGTTAAGGGTATTGAATAATAAGATTtggaaaaatcatgaaaaaattatGTTATCACCATTTCCTGATTATGTGTGACAGGAAAAAATGatctttgcttttataattaatcCCCCAAAACTTGGCGGTAAGTAGAAATTCCAAGATGGATCTGTTTAACGGATTGTTTCCAACTTTTCCTGGTCAGCTGCTTTCCCCATTGATGATGATGACAAGATCGTTGGGGGCTACACCTGTCAGAGGAATTCTGTTCCCTACCAGGTGTCCCTGAACTCGGGCTATCACTTCTGTGGTGGTTCCCTCATCAATTCCCAGTGGGTGGTGTCCGCAGCTCACTGCTACAAGTCGTAAGTAACCAGTCCTCACCTCCCTGTTCTCTCAGAACAACTCATGCCCCAGCAAAGCCAAAGAACAATCAGGGTAAACTACACAGTTATGTTTGAGGGGGGAGCGTTCATTTCTAGGAGGCTAATCTTTCCCCCCAGGCACTCAATGATATATGGAGGGAATTTTACATGGAAAGGTAAACTTAGAGTTCCCTGATGTCCTTCCAAGTGATGGTACCAAAGACATGGGGAGAGGGGAACTAGTGAGTGATGAAGAATACTCTGAACTAGCTCAAGAGCATGaatcaataaatattcttaatcATTATAGCTCAATATGGAGGAAATAATCCACATGAAGCCTGCAGTACAATATTGAAAATGAACATAGTTCATTCTGCCTCCTTAAATTTCTGTCATGTCTCTGATTCCTGCCACATCTCCCCAGAATAATACATAATCTGAACCAGAGGAGAAGTGGCAGGTGCTGAGAAGTCATCACCAATTCCTGCTTCACCTAACATCGTTTTATTGGCATCACTAGTCATGGGAACTAACCTTCTAACAAGACAGTGGGCTGTGAGTCTGTACTGATACGGACACCCACCTTAAAGTCACGGTCACCTGCACCATGTCTGATAGGGCTATCTTAATgcattattttctgtgtgtggaAATGCTTGTGGGGGATGGTGTTCGTGCCGATGACGGGTGaactgggaaaagggaaaagctcAACTTGGTCCTTAAAAGCTTTGCATTCTTTGATCCAGCCGAATCCAGGTGCGTCTGGGAGAACACAACATCGCAGTCTCTGAGGGTGGTGAGCAATTCATCAATTCAGCCAAGGTCATTCGCCACCCCAGATACAACCAAAACACTATGGATAATGACATCATGCTGATTAAACTGAGCTCTCCTGCCACCCTCAACTCTCGAGTGTcttctatctctctgccaaaatCCTGTGCAGCTGCTGGTACCCAGTGCCTCATCTCTGGCTGGGGGAACACCCTGAGTACTGGGCGTAAGTGTCACCTGGAACAAAAGCACCAGGTCTGGAAATCCTAGAAGTGAAGGACATGTAGAGGCTCAGTTAGTCTGAATTGTCACTCAAGGCAAGTTTCCCAGAGGATCGTTTGTAGATATGGAATCTTAAGAAGATGCCTTTGCTGGGAAACACAGCAAAAATGAGCCATGATAAAGATGGCAGATATTCAACTGAAATGTGATTAGTGATTTGCAAAGAAGTACAAACTGAGGAGGTAAGCAGAACAGAGGGATTTGGTACAGTCTAAAGTAGAGACCTGCTTGAGAAAGAGTCTCTAGATTTGAGATCTGTAGTCACTGCTGCTAACATCAGAGAGAACAACTTGTTGATTAAAACTGGAAGTCATTCCAGATAACTGTTCTTCTAAAGCAGAAGATACTGGCAATCTGAGAGAGTAGCGAAGGTGAAGGGAGATAGGCAAAGAAATCTCCAGGAATCCTATAGGTAATAGTCTTCCATTTTTACTCTGCTGCCCTACAGAAAGGTATCCTGATGTCCTGCAGTGTCTTCAAGCTCCCATCCTCTCTGACAGCACTTGCCGCAATGCCTACCCTGGTCAGATCAGCAGCAACATGATCTGTCTGGGCTACATGCAGGGTGGAAAGGACTCTTGCCAGGTCAGTTTCTTTATACTCCTTCCAGCTGAGCTTCATGCACTTCCACCACAGTTCCCTTTCCCAAAACACAGGCTGAAAAGTTATCTCTGTAACGGATTATAACGGACTACAGAGATTTGGGATCAGtgataaattatctttttcaaaCATTAATAGCTAGTGCTAAGggtaaaaatacacagaagatgGCGTGGAAGCAGAACATCC
This genomic stretch from Mustela erminea isolate mMusErm1 chromosome 11, mMusErm1.Pri, whole genome shotgun sequence harbors:
- the LOC116569687 gene encoding cationic trypsin, giving the protein MKTFIFLALLGAAAAFPIDDDDKIVGGYTCQRNSVPYQVSLNSGYHFCGGSLINSQWVVSAAHCYKSRIQVRLGEHNIAVSEGGEQFINSAKVIRHPRYNQNTMDNDIMLIKLSSPATLNSRVSSISLPKSCAAAGTQCLISGWGNTLSTGQRYPDVLQCLQAPILSDSTCRNAYPGQISSNMICLGYMQGGKDSCQGDSGGPVVCNRELQGIVSWGIGCAQKGKPGVYTKVCNYVSWIRQTISAN